Sequence from the Bos indicus x Bos taurus breed Angus x Brahman F1 hybrid chromosome 16, Bos_hybrid_MaternalHap_v2.0, whole genome shotgun sequence genome:
tggagaaataattccTTTCCTTGGGTGCATGGGTGCATGCAGGTCAGGAGTGGAGGGAGGGGCCCCAGCACCAGCGGAATTCCTCATCAGCATAGGGTCCTTGCTCTGGCACTAATGTTCTTCTGAGAACCACCTACCTCTGATGACTGGTAGTAGGGTGATTGGGTATCGTTAAAACTTGGTTGGGTTTTCCTTCAAGTTCACTGAGTTGGAAAATTAAGAGGTCAAATTGGGTCAGATTGCAATGGAAATCAACTGAAGAGCCATCTGGGGTGCTCTCTTTGCTTAGGGAGGTTGGTGGCTTCTGCACATGATCTTTATTTAGAGTGTCTATTAGTTCAAAGGTTGGAAACCACTCCCTTCATTTACCTATCACAAGAGCCTAAGGTTTATACTTACGAGTATCTTCCCATTTTCCGAACAATCACAGAGATGATTCCACCAATGACTGCGATGCCTACTAAGACCCCAACAATGATTCCAACCAGGGTCCCCACTGACAAGCCACCTgaatgagacagaaaaaaaaaaagcagagtccCCAGATTAACAATACAGCACCAATAAGCCACGCCATAGGCCCACTGTAGATAACAAAGGATGCTCTACATTGTTTGTCCTCTATCTATCTAGTAGGAGGTGACTTAGAAGGGGAGAAAAGCTGGGGTTAATCTAATCACGGAAAGATTTCTGGACCTCAAGATACATCAAGAAGCATACCACTCTGACTAAGTGGCTTCACTGTTAATTACTGGGTAGCTTTTGTGTACACACAGCTAATAAATTAGCCCCTATTTCCATTCTTAGGAACCATAAATTGTGATATGACACCATTCTCCACAGCTGTTGTGAAGACTCACTTGTGGTTTGCTTATTTTCAAATACAGGcaattcccttttctctcttaagagatttgaaacattttcaaaaggttttctgctCCCAGTTGATTACAATCCAGGAAAGAATGTTAATTCATCACAAAGATTAAAGTTCAAAGAAACCTTCTTAAAAACTCCCGTAAGAATGTTTTGATAACAAAATCTAACCCACCTTTCTGAGTGCTTTTTggtttttctccatctgttttccCTATAAAGAGAGAGTTGCAATGATATAGAATTATTAGGAGTTAATAACTATAATTTAACAATTGGCACAAGATGGATTTACTCTAAGTGGAAGGTAGCAAAACACAAGCAAAGAGGATACTTTCTTAAGTAAATCGGATCAGGGGACTTTTAAGCAGGCTCTGATGTGATCCTGtctttaaaactattatttattgaatttatgaATGCTTCTTCACATCTATGAGTCCATAGTTTTTTGGTAAACATTACTTTTTTCACCACCCACTGTAGAGAGCAGAGTCAAGGTAACTCGCCCAGAGAGATCTTAAATAAATGGTCAAAGATTTCAGAAGTTAGGTTAACAAAAGAATCCAAGGCTGTTGATCTTTGGTCCAAAGTCAAGATCATGAAAAACTCACCCATTGGGAGGAGGTTTATTTTGAAGAAACATCATTTTGAGAGCAAAATGTTTTGAAAGTTGTGGTTAAGACTGTGATATCACCCATCTTATGAtatcaatttccttttctttcatagaAAATCCAGATCTTACAGGGCACTTAAGCTTAATGAGACTACATCCTTTGTattttcagttcattcagttcagttgctcagtcacgtctgactctttgtgaccccatggactgcagcacaccagacttccctgtccatcaccaactcctggagcttgcgcaaactcatgtccattgagttggtgataccatccaaccatctcatcctctgtccccttctcctcccgccttcaatctttcccagcatcagggtcttttccaatgagtcagttcttcacatcaggtggtcaaagtattggcgtttcagcttcagcatcagtccttccaatgaatattcaggactgatttactttaggattgacaggtttgatctcctttcagtctgagggactctcaagagtcttctccgacaccataactcaaaagcatcaattcttcggtgctcaccattctttatactccaactctcacaaccatacatgactactggaaaaaccatacctatgactagacagacttttgttgacaagataacatctctgctttttaatatgctatttaggttggtcatagcttttcttccaaggagcaagtgtcttttaatttcatggctgcagtcttttaatttcatttgcagtgattttggagcccccccaaaatagttggagaaggtgatggcatcccactccagtactcttgcctggaaaatcccatggatggaggagcctggtgggctgcagtccatggggtcgcgaagagtcggacatgactgagggacttcactttcacttttcactttcatgcattggagaaggaaatggcaacccactccagtgttcttgcctggagaatcccagggacgggggagcctggtgggctgccggtctatggagtcgcacagagtcagacacgaccgaagcgacttagcagcagcagcagcaaaaatagagtctctcactatttccatttgtttccccaattttgccatgaaatgatggaaccagatgccacgatcttagtgttctgaatgttgagttttaagccaactttttcaccctcttctttcactttcatcaagaagctctttagttctttttcgctttctgccataaggttggcatcatctgcatatctgaggttattgatatttctcccggcagtcttgattccagcttgtgcttcatccagcctggcatttctcatgatgtactttgcatataagttaaacaagcagggtgacaatatacagccttgacgtactcctttccatatttggaaccagtctgttgtttcatgtctggttctaatggtttcttcttgacctgcatacagatttctcaggaggtaggtaaggtggtctggtattcccatctctttaagagttttccacagtttgctgtaatccacacagtcaaaggctttggcatagtcaataaagcagaagtagctgtttttctggaactccctttgTATTTATGGCACTATTATTATAGGATTTCTATCTGCAGCTAACTCTAATTTAGTGGTTCAAATGTGAATATTCTTATTTACCTAGCATGTGGATATAAGTTGCTTAACTATGAATACCTCTCTGGAAGTAAGAAATAacattgttttcttcagataattaTTACacaattctattaaaaaatataggCCTTTTGTTTCTCCCATCAACTTGTTGGTATACTGAGCCCTTCACTCTTCTAGGTGGTAGTTGTTTATAAAGAAAAAGTTGAGAGGCCTTAATTTAATGAGACAACAGAGAGATGTGATTTAATCAGGCTCACCCCTAGAATCTTAGCTCACGATTTGCAAAATATCAGATATCCAATACTCTCCTAATCAAAAGTGAAACCAGCCAATCATCAACTATAAGATGGTTACTTTTTCTAATGGttgatttggaaagaaaagaagttatCCACTCTATATCAGGTccatcttccaaaaaaaaaaaaaagacatcctttcaAGATGGCCCCAGAGTTGTCATTGTTCaatagctaagttgtgtctgattctttaagaccccatggactgcagcatgccagtctcccctgtcctccactatcttcaggaatttgctcaaactaatgtccactgagtcaagtgatgccatccaaccatctcatcctctgccgtccccttctcctcctgccctcaatctttcctagcatcagggtctgtaccaaagagtcagctgtttgcatcagatggtcaaaatactgaagcttcaacaatagtccttccaatgaatattcagggttgatatcctttaggattgactagtttaatctctgtgcagtccaagggactctcaaagtcttctctaacaccacagtttgaaagcatcaattcttcagttctcagccctctttgtggtccaactctcacatccatacatgactactggaaagaccataactttgactcctgctgctaagtcacttcagtcgtgtccgactctgtgcgacctcatagacggcagcctaccaggctcccccgtccctgggattctccaggcaagaacactggactacATGGAtgttttttggcaaagtgatgtctctgctttttaatgtactgtctaggtttgttatagttttccttccaagtagcaagtgtcttttaacttcatggcccCGGAGTACAGGTCCTTGAACCCATCTCTTCCTGCAGGAGCTGAACCCATGGCTCTAGAACATTTACATGAAGCTCAAGCTGATCACACCAACTCAAAAAAGCAGTTGGGAGACTTCTGGGTTTGAGGCCTGCCCAGAACAAAGGTGTCATCCTATCAACTCCCTGAATGTTATACCTGGCTGACAACTACCAGTAGAGGCAGGTCCAACATTTGTTTTTCATGTCTTAACATGGTAGCTCATGACACAACATACTGGGCTCATAACACAACATTATCACCATCAATGACACCATTTTCCacaaaatatattatcaaaataaaGTTTGTGGATGATTCATCACTAAATTAAAGTTTACTAGACTTATACTCCCTAAGCCTCTTCCCAATTACACTGACTGTGATCACTCGAATGTATCATGCACATGAACATCATCAAACTTGGGCGTTTGATGGTAAAGGCATTTGCAGTCTAATAAAATTACCTCTTAAAAAGCCAAGTGTTTGTAATTACATTTTAACTCACATGTGAAAATTTCTTGGAACACTGATGCATGAAGTAGGAATGTGCCGTAAGTCACAGTGTTTGTGAAAGGGTGGGGAAGAAGACAGACAAGAAAGTAATCATGAGTATTTTCCAGGAAAttgagacattttctttttaaggaataGGAGAAATATTCTGGTATGatataaaaaaaatactcaacTTGGAATGCTCCATTTGCGGCTTGCCATGAATAAGCTGTCAGCACTTGTTACAAACGATCAATGCTTCtccaaaattttgaaatgtttccaATGACtaattatattgattctttcctTGTTTAACCCTATTTAGTTCGCTCTGGTGTTTAATGTCAAGCATTTCTTTAATATCTTAGAGTAACCTTTAGGGATCATTTTCTAAGCATATTATGAAACTTTTCTATCTTTGTAGTAACGTACGCATAATATAAACATTACTATCttcaccatttttaagtatactcTTTGATGGTATTATGTACATTTACCTGGTGTGCAACCATCAGCCCCATCCATCTCCACAACTCTTTTTCACCTTGCAAAACTGATACTCTCTACCCATCTCCATTCCCTCCCCGcaccaacccctggcaaccaccattctgctttctgtaatTTTGACTACTCTATTTACCTCATCTAAGTGGAATCacagagtatttgtcttttggtGACTGGTTTATTCCATTtagtcctcaaggttcatccatgttatagcatgtgtgagaattttcttcttattaaaggctgactaatattccattgcatgtatatgacacattttgtttacccagtCATCTATtcgtggacacttgggttgcttccatgtttcagCTATGGTGTATAATGCTGCTGTGACCATAGGTGTACAAAtacacagcatttaaaaaatctgcaGAAGTGCTTTAGAGTTTTAAAAACCAGATTGGTGATTGGGAATTGTATATCAAACAATAAGGAATAACTTTCTAGGTGTTCAGCTGTGCAACTGGTTTTAGGAATCTTGGGTTCAGGGGAGGTCCTTATGTTTACTttaatttaaagatgaaaacacCTAACTAGGTACATATGATAGGAAATTGCTCAAGTTAGCAAGCATTCATTGCAGTTACTAGATTAGTTCCTTTTCTCTTCCACCCCTATCTACTACAAAAtaaggcatattttaaaaatatcccaaaTAACTGAATTTCTTTCAAGAAAACTCTGGAAATAGGAAGCTCTTCCTCTTACTAAGTTGTAATGGCAATCATCTTTCCTCACAATCATTAGTGATGGTCTAAACCTCATAATAGTGATGCAGACTCAAAGTTGTTCTTCAGAATTTCTCCCCAAGGTGCGCCTCCATTCACATTGCTGCATATACCAGCTGTAAAGTATAACCCCAAAGCCTGGTAAGACAGGCTTAGAATAGATTCTTGCATCATGTGTACAGATATGAACTCAATGTACAGTAAGATAGTAAATGTTAGCaatgttattgctgttcagtcgctaagttgtgtccaactctttgtgatcccatggactccagcacaccaggctccttggtcctccactatctcctggagtttgctcaaattcacgtccgttgagttggtgatcctatggaaccatatcatcctctcctgctcccttctccttttgccttcaatctttcccagcatcagggtctcttccaatgagttagctcccTGCATCAGGtattgggagcttcagcttcagcatcaatctttccaatgaatactcaggatttaTTTAGtgttgactggtatgatctccttgcagtccaagggagtcttctcaaggaccacaattcaaaagcatcaattctttggcattcagccttctttatggtctaactctcatatccttacatgactactggaaaaaccatagctttgactatacagacttttgtttaatatgctatccaggtttggcataactttctttccaaggagcaagtgtcttttcatagtgattttggagcctaagaaaataaaatctgttattgcttccatttttcccccttctatttgccaggaactgatgggactggatcagttttttgaatgttgagtttcaatgTTAGGACAGAATCTACTAAGATATACATAGGTTGGCTAACTTTTACCCTCTTGGGCGTCAACACAAAGCTTTTTTGTGTAGCATTATATCAGCTTAGGGTCAGCAATATGACACTAGTAGCTATCTCACCTACTTTTGTGGGGGCATTATCACTACCTGTCATTCGAAGTAGAGAGCAGAATTCAACAACCCAGTAAATATGAACTCTGAACCTACTTCACAAAGCTTGGTTCAAAATTAGTGCTTACATTCCAGCATGTGCCATATTGATGATTATATTTGTCCCTGGATTTTTGGGAATGCACTGATGGTTGTAAAGAAGATCAAGCCATACTGGGGTGACTGCTTTTCTTACCCTGGGAGTGACTAGTCGCTGGTACACGGGTAAGGACTGTGGTTGTGCTCCTGGCAGGTGTGCTCCTGGCAGGCGTGCTCTTGGCTGTTGTGCCTTCGGCTGTTGTGCCTTCGGCAGTTGGCAGATCTTCTCCGTGACCATGTGTTACATTCTCTGTTCCTGCTGGCATCTATTGGAGatgtaaaaggaaaaacagaaataaaacttaatattgtaaaatatatattctatctTATGTCAGAAATGGACTTAAAGGAGCATAAATGTATATGCTATATGATGACATAAATTTAAAGTGGAAACAAGATAACACACACAAGAAACAAGAGTGGAGACAGGAATAAAATCATGTCTACTCCAGAAATAAATCCCAAATGTTGAGCATGCTGACTTCCTGAGGTATAACTTTTTAGAAAATACTGGGTCACTAGGCATTAATTCTTTTCCTCCCTTGAACGTGAATGGTACTTTTTTTCCTGTAACGTTTACTCAGCACATATtatgttgtattatttttaatgctcttTTTCGCCCAGAGCTTACCATTTGCCATGCCCTCTAAATACATCCTCATTAACACCACAAAAAAACCCTAAGAAGtaagttctattttttttgtttgtaagttatttttggctgctttgggtcttccttgctggaaggcttctctagttgtgacttctctagttgtgactcGAGGGCTCCAGAATgcgcaggttcagtagttgtggcacgtgggctcagttgccccacagcatgtgggatcttagttccccaaccagagactgaacccacatcccctgcattggaaagcggattcttaaccattggaccaccagggaagtttcaagAAGTAAATTCTATTATTAGCCCTATTATATGAACAAGGCTTAGAGAGATAAGATAATATGCCCAAGCTCACATAGCCAACAAGCAACAGAACAAGACTTGGAAATGGTTCTGTTGACTCTAAAGTTCATGTTAATATAGCATTCAACAAGCTAATGAGtacaggcaaaaacaaaaacaaaaacagatcagTGGAATTATATCAAGCTTAAAAACTTAGTGCATCAAAGGACACAATCAGCAGAATGAAAAGGCgacctacagaatggaagaaaatactcaCAATCACCTTATCTGATAAAAGTATATAGAACTCCTATAAAGGAAtaacaaaaaaatctaataacttgattttaaaaatggaaaaaggactTGAGTAAATCAATCTCCAAATATAGTACACAATGGCcaaaaaacatacaaaagatACTCAATcacactaattatcagagaaaaacaaatcaaaagcacaatgagattaTCACCTCATGCCAgttaggatggctactatcaaaagaacagaaaataaattggagccattgtgcactgttgatggggtCGTAGAATGGTTGCAACGTtagggaaaacagaatggaggtccttagaaaaattgaaaatagaactagcatatgatccagcaatgctACTTCTGAGTATAagcccaaaagaattaaaagcagggTTTGGAAGCTATTTGCAcgtccatgttcatagcagcattattcacaataggcaagagttggaagcaatccaaatgcatgaagaaaatgtaatatatacttacatacagtggaatattattcaacctccAAAGGGAAAATATTCTTACAcacgctacaacatggatgaacactgGGGCATTATGCTCAAGCATACTGAAATAAGCCAGTCTCAAAATATCCCTGCATGTGATCACATGCCTATGAAGCaacttcctctcttcctgctaCACTCACCGGAGTTGCCAAGGATTCTTTACTGGCAGCTGGGGTTGTCGTGtaatcttccacacccagggtcGTCTTCTCACTTGTCACACCTGTAGTCACATCGTCTTCTGGCCAGACCGTGCTGGCTGAAAAGGGGAGATTGAGTCAGACCTCAAGGTGAAATCATATGGGCAGACCTAACTGGTCAGCTacaatcaggtttttttttttcatttctgttgagtattttttcctttttagggaGTTTTCATTCTGGCTTAACAAATCATTCTACATATATAGAACAGCCTGGTCATCTCCATTGtaaaagaaaggaagatgggACTCCAAAAAGGTGAAGCAGCCAGACCCTCCCTGGTTCCCACTGAGGCGTGCTGGACAGTgcggtgtgtgtgcgtgtgtgtgtgtttacacctTGACTTTTCTTTCAATAATGAACCTGATTCTTTCTGGtgccatttcatataaataattaATGCATTTAGATTAATAGAATTTCATATAGACCCAGAAAAATTCTCAATTAGAGTCTGGAAAGATTTTGAACATATTGATTAGCAGGTTCTCTGTTATAAAGAGTTGAGTAAGttggaaagaggaaaataaatatcatatattaatgcatatatatggaatccaggaAAACGGTAttaatgaacctatttgtagggcaacAGTAGAGACACAGgcgtagagaacaaacttgtggacgcggtgagggaaggagaggatggggtgaattgagagtagcattaacatatatacattaccatgaaAGTGTCaaactgttagtcactccgtGTCCAACTCTAACACGCCATCAactagcctgtcaggctcccctgtccgtggaattctccaagcaatactggagtgggttgccattcccttctccaggggatcttcccaacccagggatcaaacccaggtctcctgcattgcaggcatttaCCGTCTGaatcacccgggaagccccatccATTACCAcatgtattaataaaatagatacccagtggaaattttctgtatgcctcagggagctcaacccagtgtgCTGTGATAACCCAGAgagtaggatggggtgggagttgAAAGGAAGGTTCAAGAGCAAtgggacatacgtatacctatggctgattgattttgatgtacggcagaaatcaacacaacattgtaaagcaattatcctccaattaaaaataaagacattaaaaaaaaaacttaaatgaagTAAAACAAAGCTAGatagtaaacttaaaaaaaaaagttgattagTAGACTCTA
This genomic interval carries:
- the PDPN gene encoding podoplanin; this translates as MWKVPVLFFILGSASFWVLAEGASTVWPEDDVTTGVTSEKTTLGVEDYTTTPAASKESLATPMPAGTENVTHGHGEDLPTAEGTTAEGTTAKSTPARSTPARSTTTVLTRVPATSHSQGKTDGEKPKSTQKGGLSVGTLVGIIVGVLVGIAVIGGIISVIVRKMGRYSP